The following proteins are encoded in a genomic region of Cellulomonas sp. ES6:
- the msrA gene encoding peptide-methionine (S)-S-oxide reductase MsrA, whose product MSWLFGSALATTMVTPERALRGREDYAYTVPATHTVLGTPLRGPWPEGTRTITLGLGCFWGAERVFWQLPGVVATSVGYQGGYTPYPTYEEVCTGLTGHAEVVQVAYDPSVVSDADVLRTFWESHDPTQGFRQGNDRGTQYRSTVYPTTPEQEAAARETLAAYQERLTRAGYGEITTEVRPAAEAGTYYYAEDYHQQYLDKNPNGYCGLGGTGVSCPRPLDA is encoded by the coding sequence ATGAGCTGGCTGTTCGGATCTGCCCTCGCCACCACGATGGTCACGCCGGAGCGCGCCCTGCGCGGCCGCGAGGACTACGCGTACACCGTGCCCGCCACGCACACCGTGCTCGGCACGCCGCTGCGCGGGCCGTGGCCGGAGGGCACGCGCACGATCACGCTGGGCCTCGGCTGCTTCTGGGGCGCGGAGCGCGTCTTCTGGCAGCTGCCGGGCGTCGTCGCGACGTCGGTGGGCTACCAGGGCGGGTACACGCCGTACCCGACGTACGAGGAGGTGTGCACCGGCCTGACCGGGCACGCCGAGGTCGTGCAGGTCGCCTACGACCCGTCGGTGGTGTCGGACGCGGACGTGCTGCGCACGTTCTGGGAGTCGCACGACCCGACGCAGGGGTTCCGGCAGGGCAACGACCGCGGCACGCAGTACCGGTCGACGGTCTACCCGACCACGCCGGAGCAGGAGGCCGCGGCGCGCGAGACGCTCGCCGCCTACCAGGAGCGGCTGACCCGCGCCGGGTACGGCGAGATCACCACGGAGGTGCGGCCCGCGGCCGAGGCCGGGACGTACTACTACGCCGAGGACTACCACCAGCAGTACCTCGACAAGAACCCGAACGGGTACTGCGGGCTCGGCGGCACCGGCGTGTCCTGCCCGCGGCCGCTCGACGCGTAG
- a CDS encoding HEAT repeat domain-containing protein, with amino-acid sequence MTKVDEHRAALRALPPGQVPGYLTQHSGLPGPRGNLEVMAAFADVAPAPLVLALADDPDEYLRCCGTVGAGRLLVEALAAGDDDGARDLLALLHDRAADPLWRVREATAMALQRLGDDRPADLRGVVADWAADAHPLVRRAAVAGVCEPRLLRDPATAAAALSACTTATDALAALPADARRHPDVRTLRQALGYCWSVAVAGDPGAGLPAFAALRTTTDPDVAWVVRENEKKSRLRRLLD; translated from the coding sequence GTGACGAAGGTCGACGAGCACCGCGCCGCGCTGCGCGCCCTGCCCCCCGGGCAGGTGCCGGGCTACCTCACGCAGCACTCCGGGCTGCCGGGCCCGCGGGGGAACCTCGAGGTGATGGCGGCGTTCGCCGACGTGGCGCCCGCTCCCCTGGTGCTCGCGCTCGCGGACGACCCGGACGAGTACCTGCGCTGCTGCGGGACCGTCGGCGCGGGACGGCTGCTCGTCGAGGCCCTGGCGGCCGGGGACGACGACGGCGCCCGCGACCTGCTCGCGCTGCTGCACGACCGCGCCGCGGACCCGCTGTGGCGGGTGCGGGAGGCGACCGCGATGGCCCTGCAGCGCCTCGGCGACGACCGGCCGGCGGACCTGCGCGGGGTCGTCGCCGACTGGGCCGCGGACGCCCACCCGCTGGTCCGCCGTGCGGCCGTCGCGGGTGTGTGCGAGCCCCGGCTGCTGCGCGACCCGGCGACCGCGGCCGCCGCCCTGTCCGCGTGCACCACGGCCACCGACGCGCTCGCCGCCCTCCCGGCGGACGCGCGCCGCCACCCCGACGTCCGCACCCTGCGCCAGGCGCTCGGGTACTGCTGGAGCGTGGCGGTGGCCGGCGACCCGGGCGCGGGCCTGCCGGCGTTCGCCGCCCTGCGCACCACCACCGACCCGGACGTCGCGTGGGTGGTGCGGGAGAACGAGAAGAAGAGCCGGCTGCGCCGCCTGCTCGACTGA
- the deoD gene encoding purine-nucleoside phosphorylase, giving the protein MPTPHISAQPGDFAPDVLMPGDPRRATRIAETVLDDARLVTEVRGVVGWTGTWQGRPVSVMASGMGVPSISIYATELFRFYGVRRIIRIGTAGGMQRHLELGDVVVATAAHTDSGVSANRLPGLHYSHAPSFALASAAVAAARDVEGARVHAGPVLTSDVFYADRPQLMQALVEHGTLAVEMEAAGLYAAADREKAEALALLSVSDFTFQAAELDADERERLFQHAVGIALRAFAATD; this is encoded by the coding sequence ATGCCCACCCCGCACATCTCCGCGCAGCCCGGCGACTTCGCCCCGGACGTCCTCATGCCGGGCGACCCGCGCCGCGCCACCCGGATCGCGGAGACGGTGCTGGACGACGCGCGGCTGGTGACCGAGGTGCGCGGCGTCGTCGGCTGGACGGGGACCTGGCAGGGCCGGCCGGTGTCCGTGATGGCCTCCGGGATGGGCGTGCCGTCCATCTCGATCTACGCCACCGAGCTGTTCCGGTTCTACGGCGTGCGGCGGATCATCCGCATCGGCACGGCGGGCGGCATGCAGCGGCACCTCGAGCTCGGCGACGTCGTGGTCGCCACCGCCGCGCACACCGACTCCGGCGTCAGCGCCAACCGGCTGCCGGGGCTGCACTACTCCCACGCCCCGAGCTTCGCGCTCGCGTCCGCCGCGGTGGCCGCCGCGCGCGACGTGGAGGGGGCGCGCGTCCACGCCGGGCCGGTGCTGACCTCCGACGTGTTCTACGCGGACCGGCCGCAGCTCATGCAGGCGCTGGTCGAGCACGGCACGCTCGCCGTCGAGATGGAGGCCGCCGGGCTGTACGCGGCCGCCGACCGGGAGAAGGCGGAGGCGCTGGCGCTGCTGTCCGTCTCGGACTTCACGTTCCAGGCGGCCGAGCTCGACGCGGACGAGCGCGAGCGGCTGTTCCAGCACGCGGTCGGCATCGCGCTGCGCGCGTTCGCCGCCACCGACTGA
- a CDS encoding FKBP-type peptidyl-prolyl cis-trans isomerase translates to MSTLPEATGSFGEKPTLTFPEGEAPAELEVVVLAPGDGALVEAGDDLEVHYLGQTWGGHVFDNSYDRGSSISFPIGVGAVIGGWDEGLVGQPVGSRVLLSIPPHLGYGDRGVPQAGIRGGDTLVFVVDIVGTR, encoded by the coding sequence ATGTCCACCCTGCCCGAGGCCACCGGATCGTTCGGCGAGAAGCCGACCCTGACGTTCCCCGAGGGCGAGGCGCCCGCCGAGCTCGAGGTCGTCGTCCTCGCGCCCGGCGACGGCGCGCTCGTCGAGGCCGGCGACGACCTCGAGGTGCACTACCTGGGCCAGACCTGGGGCGGCCACGTGTTCGACAACTCGTACGACCGCGGGTCCTCGATCTCGTTCCCGATCGGCGTCGGCGCCGTCATCGGCGGCTGGGACGAGGGCCTGGTCGGCCAGCCCGTCGGCTCGCGCGTGCTGCTGTCGATCCCGCCGCACCTGGGCTACGGCGACCGCGGCGTGCCGCAGGCCGGCATCCGCGGTGGCGACACCCTGGTGTTCGTCGTCGACATCGTCGGCACCCGCTGA
- a CDS encoding FAD-binding protein, giving the protein MSLTTWAGNLTYAAARVHEPRTVEQVQEVVAGARRVRALGTRHCFNDLADTEHDLVRLDGLDPDVRVDAGARTVSVAAGTRYGALARVLHAQGWALHDLASLPHISVAGAVATATHGSGDRSRNLAAAVAAVDLVTADGTLRHVARGDADFPGVVVGLGALGVVVRVTLDVEPTYDVAQEVHTDLPWDVALEHLDDVTGSADSVSLFTDWTGPAVQQVWRKTRLAAGAGYERRTELFGARPAPGPLHPLPGIDPVHCTEQLGVPGPWHERLPHFRLEFTPSNGDELQSEYLVPRGRAAEAFEALRALAPVVAPLLQVSEVRTVAGDDLWLSTASGGDRVALHFTWQPRQREVEAVLPRLEAALAPLGARPHWGKLFASLGAPDSDPRALYPRLDDFRALVARTDPEGTFRNAFVDRHVLGA; this is encoded by the coding sequence ATGTCGCTGACCACCTGGGCCGGGAACCTCACCTACGCCGCCGCGCGCGTGCACGAGCCGCGGACCGTCGAGCAGGTGCAGGAGGTGGTCGCGGGCGCGCGGCGGGTGCGGGCGCTCGGGACGCGGCACTGCTTCAACGACCTCGCGGACACCGAGCACGACCTGGTCCGGCTGGACGGGCTCGACCCGGACGTCCGCGTCGACGCCGGCGCCCGGACGGTGTCGGTGGCCGCCGGAACCCGCTACGGGGCGCTCGCCCGCGTCCTGCACGCGCAGGGCTGGGCCCTGCACGACCTCGCCTCGCTGCCGCACATCTCGGTGGCCGGGGCGGTCGCCACCGCCACGCACGGGTCGGGCGACCGGTCCCGGAACCTCGCTGCGGCCGTCGCGGCGGTGGACCTGGTGACCGCCGACGGCACGCTGCGGCACGTCGCGCGCGGGGACGCCGACTTCCCGGGTGTCGTCGTCGGGCTCGGCGCGCTCGGCGTCGTCGTGCGGGTCACGCTCGACGTCGAGCCGACGTACGACGTCGCGCAGGAGGTCCACACCGACCTGCCGTGGGACGTCGCGCTGGAGCACCTGGACGACGTGACCGGGTCCGCCGACTCCGTGAGCCTGTTCACCGACTGGACCGGCCCCGCGGTGCAGCAGGTCTGGCGCAAGACCCGCCTGGCCGCCGGCGCCGGCTACGAGCGACGCACCGAGCTGTTCGGCGCGCGCCCGGCGCCCGGCCCGCTGCACCCCCTGCCCGGCATCGACCCCGTGCACTGCACCGAGCAGCTCGGCGTCCCCGGTCCGTGGCACGAGCGGCTGCCGCACTTCCGGCTGGAGTTCACGCCCAGCAACGGCGACGAGCTGCAGTCCGAGTACCTCGTCCCCCGCGGGCGCGCCGCCGAGGCGTTCGAGGCGCTGCGGGCCCTCGCCCCCGTCGTCGCGCCGCTGCTCCAGGTCTCGGAGGTCCGCACCGTCGCGGGCGACGACCTGTGGCTCAGCACGGCGTCCGGCGGCGACCGGGTCGCCCTGCACTTCACGTGGCAGCCGCGGCAGCGCGAGGTCGAGGCCGTCCTGCCCCGCCTGGAGGCCGCGCTGGCCCCGCTCGGGGCGCGGCCGCACTGGGGCAAGCTGTTCGCCTCGCTCGGCGCGCCCGACTCGGACCCGCGCGCGCTCTACCCGCGGCTGGACGACTTCCGCGCGCTGGTGGCGCGCACCGACCCGGAGGGCACGTTCCGCAACGCGTTCGTCGACCGGCACGTCCTGGGAGCGTGA
- a CDS encoding cystathionine beta-synthase produces MKYAQHVSDLVGNTPLVRLNTVTAGLSATVLAKVEYFNPGGSAKDRIALRMIEAAEASGELRPGGTIVEPTSGNTGVGLALVAQRKGYRCVFVCPDKVSEDKRDVLRAYGAEVVVTPTAVPPDHPDSYYSVSDRLVTEIEGAWKPNQYANVNGPASHYDSTGPEIWADTDGRVTHFVAGVGTGGTITGTGRYLHDVSTDRPAADGGPVRVVGIDPQGSVYSGGDGRPYLVEGVGEDFWPSAYDPAVPDEIIPVSDADSFAMTRRLAREEALLVGGSCGMAVEGALRLARRLEEDDPEAAARAVIVVLLPDSGKGYLSKIFNDRWMRSYGFLDAGEGAAVGDVLRTKDGSVPALVHTHPNETVRDAIEILQEYGVSQMPVVGAEPPVKIGEVAGAVSERELLDAVFSGAASLSDRVDRHMSAPLPLIGSGETVGSAREALQKHDALMVVDDGVPVGVLTRHDLLAFLAR; encoded by the coding sequence GTGAAGTACGCGCAGCACGTCTCCGACCTCGTCGGCAACACGCCGCTGGTCCGCCTCAACACCGTGACCGCGGGCCTGTCGGCGACGGTCCTGGCCAAGGTCGAGTACTTCAACCCGGGCGGGTCCGCCAAGGACCGCATCGCCCTGCGGATGATCGAGGCGGCCGAGGCCTCCGGCGAGCTGCGGCCCGGCGGCACCATCGTCGAGCCGACCAGCGGCAACACGGGCGTCGGTCTGGCGCTCGTCGCCCAGCGCAAGGGCTACCGCTGCGTGTTCGTGTGCCCGGACAAGGTCTCGGAGGACAAGCGCGACGTGCTGCGCGCGTACGGCGCGGAGGTCGTCGTCACGCCGACCGCCGTCCCGCCCGACCACCCGGACTCCTACTACTCGGTGTCGGACCGCCTGGTCACCGAGATCGAGGGCGCCTGGAAGCCCAACCAGTACGCCAACGTCAACGGCCCCGCGAGCCACTACGACTCGACCGGCCCGGAGATCTGGGCCGACACCGACGGCCGGGTCACGCACTTCGTCGCGGGCGTCGGGACCGGCGGCACCATCACCGGCACCGGCCGCTACCTGCACGACGTCTCGACGGACCGCCCGGCGGCCGACGGCGGCCCGGTCCGCGTGGTCGGCATCGACCCGCAGGGCTCGGTGTACTCCGGCGGCGACGGCCGGCCGTACCTGGTGGAGGGCGTCGGCGAGGACTTCTGGCCGTCCGCGTACGACCCGGCGGTGCCGGACGAGATCATCCCCGTGTCCGACGCCGACTCGTTCGCGATGACGCGGCGCCTGGCCCGTGAGGAGGCGCTGCTGGTCGGCGGGTCGTGCGGGATGGCGGTCGAGGGCGCGCTGCGCCTGGCCCGCCGCCTCGAGGAGGACGACCCGGAGGCGGCGGCCCGCGCGGTGATCGTGGTGCTGCTGCCGGACAGCGGCAAGGGCTACCTGTCGAAGATCTTCAACGACCGCTGGATGCGGTCCTACGGGTTCCTCGACGCGGGCGAGGGCGCCGCCGTCGGCGACGTGCTGCGGACGAAGGACGGCAGCGTGCCGGCGCTCGTCCACACGCACCCCAACGAGACGGTCCGGGACGCCATCGAGATCCTCCAGGAGTACGGCGTCTCGCAGATGCCGGTCGTCGGCGCCGAGCCGCCCGTGAAGATCGGCGAGGTCGCGGGCGCCGTCTCCGAGCGCGAGCTGCTGGACGCCGTGTTCTCGGGCGCCGCCTCGCTGTCGGACCGCGTTGACCGGCACATGTCGGCGCCGCTGCCGCTCATCGGGTCCGGGGAGACGGTCGGCTCGGCGCGCGAGGCGCTGCAGAAGCACGACGCGCTCATGGTGGTCGACGACGGCGTGCCGGTGGGCGTCCTCACCCGGCACGACCTGCTGGCGTTCCTGGCGCGCTGA
- a CDS encoding Bax inhibitor-1/YccA family protein has translation MSNPVFNNSAVFGDPRARGNRAARPQQGAPTGTLGSTGPVVEASTLEQMYGAPSATTRDTRRLTYDDVIVKTGGLLALLVVVAAATWNLAPGIWPIGAIAGLVLGLVNAFKREPSPVLITLYTVAQGVFLGGISLAFQNLTFDGQSTQPIVLQAVIATFATFGAALFLFKSGRVRVTPKFTRWLLIAMVGYLAYSLVNVVMFFFVDSDGFGPLRSGWLGVVIGLVAVGLAAASLIMDFDAIKRGVDQGVPNKFAWSAAFGLIVTLVWLYLEFLRILAILQGRD, from the coding sequence ATGAGCAACCCGGTGTTCAACAACAGCGCCGTCTTCGGCGACCCGCGCGCCCGCGGGAACCGGGCCGCCCGCCCGCAGCAGGGTGCCCCGACGGGCACCCTCGGCTCGACGGGCCCGGTCGTCGAGGCGTCGACGCTCGAGCAGATGTACGGCGCGCCGTCCGCGACCACGCGTGACACGCGCCGCCTGACCTACGACGACGTCATCGTCAAGACGGGCGGGCTGCTCGCGCTGCTCGTCGTCGTCGCGGCGGCGACCTGGAACCTGGCGCCCGGCATCTGGCCGATCGGCGCGATCGCCGGCCTGGTGCTCGGCCTCGTCAACGCGTTCAAGCGCGAGCCGAGCCCCGTGCTCATCACGCTGTACACGGTGGCGCAGGGCGTGTTCCTCGGCGGGATCAGCCTGGCGTTCCAGAACCTCACGTTCGACGGGCAGTCGACGCAGCCGATCGTGCTGCAGGCCGTCATCGCCACGTTCGCCACCTTCGGTGCCGCGCTGTTCCTCTTCAAGTCGGGCCGCGTCCGCGTCACCCCGAAGTTCACGCGCTGGCTGCTCATCGCGATGGTGGGCTACCTGGCGTACTCGCTGGTCAACGTCGTGATGTTCTTCTTCGTCGACAGCGACGGCTTCGGGCCGCTGCGCAGCGGTTGGCTCGGCGTCGTCATCGGCCTGGTGGCCGTCGGCCTGGCCGCCGCGAGCCTCATCATGGACTTCGACGCCATCAAGCGCGGCGTCGACCAGGGCGTGCCGAACAAGTTCGCCTGGTCCGCCGCCTTCGGGCTCATCGTCACCCTGGTCTGGCTGTACCTGGAGTTCCTGCGGATCCTCGCGATCCTCCAGGGCCGCGACTGA
- a CDS encoding ABC transporter ATP-binding protein, which yields MIEARGLTKRYGSKTAVAGIDFTVQPGKVTGFLGPNGAGKSTTMRMIMGLDRPTAGTVTVNGRPYAQHRSPLTEVGALLDAKAVHSGRSATNHLRAVAATHGIGRKRVDEVIEMTGLRGVAGKRVGGFSLGMGQRLGIAAALLGDPRTLILDEPVNGLDPEGVLWVRNLVKHLAGEGRTVFLSSHLMSEMALTADHILVIGRGRIIADAPVADIVAGASGASVRVRSPQAAQLADLLRGPDTTVTSVEAGLLEVAGATAPAVGELAAQHGLVLHELTPVSASLEAAYMSLTADDVEYHSDPAALAATTSQEARR from the coding sequence ATGATCGAGGCACGAGGACTGACCAAGAGGTACGGCAGCAAGACCGCCGTCGCCGGCATCGACTTCACCGTGCAGCCGGGCAAGGTCACGGGCTTCCTCGGCCCGAACGGCGCCGGGAAGTCCACCACCATGCGGATGATCATGGGCCTGGACCGCCCGACGGCCGGCACCGTCACGGTCAACGGCCGCCCCTACGCGCAGCACCGCTCCCCGCTGACGGAGGTCGGCGCGCTGCTCGACGCGAAGGCGGTGCACTCGGGCCGCTCCGCGACCAACCACCTGCGGGCCGTCGCCGCGACCCACGGCATCGGCCGCAAGCGCGTCGACGAGGTCATCGAGATGACCGGCCTGCGGGGCGTCGCCGGCAAGCGCGTCGGCGGGTTCTCGCTCGGCATGGGCCAGCGCCTGGGCATCGCCGCGGCGCTCCTCGGCGACCCCCGCACGCTGATCCTCGACGAGCCGGTCAACGGCCTCGACCCCGAGGGCGTGCTGTGGGTCCGCAACCTGGTCAAGCACCTGGCGGGCGAGGGCCGCACCGTGTTCCTCTCCTCGCACCTCATGAGCGAGATGGCGCTGACCGCCGACCACATCCTCGTGATCGGCCGCGGCCGGATCATCGCGGACGCCCCCGTGGCGGACATCGTGGCCGGCGCGTCCGGCGCGAGCGTCCGGGTCCGCAGCCCCCAGGCGGCCCAGCTCGCCGACCTGCTGCGCGGCCCCGACACCACCGTGACCTCCGTCGAGGCGGGCCTGCTGGAGGTCGCGGGCGCCACCGCCCCGGCCGTCGGCGAGCTCGCCGCGCAGCACGGCCTGGTGCTGCACGAGCTCACGCCGGTGTCCGCGTCGCTGGAGGCGGCCTACATGTCGCTGACCGCCGACGACGTCGAGTACCACTCCGACCCCGCGGCCCTCGCCGCCACGACCAGCCAGGAGGCCCGGCGATGA
- a CDS encoding ABC transporter permease subunit codes for MSATATVPAARRAGSSRAAGDVRVTFPRLVRSEWIKLWTVRSTWWVLPITVLAQTGIAWMIAYFGTREMESGGMDLGRFTAGDVVGGIQFAQLAICVLAVLTITGEYSTGMIRSTLTAAPTRTPALLAKGLVVVVVAWVTGVVGTLASWAVTYPVLGEQYRVDLGDAVNQRIFVGAPLYLAAIALLAYGIGALLRHSAGALATVLGLLLVVESVFAMVPWTFFQKVSPYLPMSAGSQLVQNGGPDATLSPWEGFGVLVAWGLVALAGALVLAKRRDA; via the coding sequence ATGAGCGCCACCGCCACCGTCCCCGCCGCCCGCCGCGCCGGCTCGTCCCGCGCCGCCGGCGACGTCCGCGTCACGTTCCCGCGGCTGGTCCGCTCGGAGTGGATCAAGCTCTGGACCGTCCGCTCGACGTGGTGGGTGCTGCCCATCACGGTGCTCGCGCAGACCGGCATCGCGTGGATGATCGCGTACTTCGGCACCCGGGAGATGGAGTCCGGGGGCATGGACCTCGGCCGCTTCACCGCCGGTGACGTCGTCGGCGGCATCCAGTTCGCGCAGCTCGCGATCTGCGTGCTCGCGGTGCTCACCATCACCGGCGAGTACTCGACCGGGATGATCCGCAGCACGCTCACCGCCGCCCCGACCCGCACGCCGGCCCTGCTGGCCAAGGGCCTCGTCGTGGTGGTCGTCGCGTGGGTCACCGGCGTGGTCGGCACCCTCGCGTCCTGGGCCGTGACGTACCCCGTGCTCGGCGAGCAGTACCGCGTGGACCTCGGCGACGCCGTGAACCAGCGGATCTTCGTCGGCGCGCCGCTCTACCTCGCGGCGATCGCGCTGCTCGCGTACGGCATCGGCGCGCTCCTGCGGCACTCGGCCGGCGCGCTCGCCACCGTGCTGGGCCTGCTGCTGGTGGTCGAGAGCGTGTTCGCGATGGTCCCGTGGACGTTCTTCCAGAAGGTGAGCCCGTACCTGCCGATGTCCGCCGGGTCGCAGCTCGTGCAGAACGGCGGCCCCGACGCCACGCTGTCCCCCTGGGAGGGCTTCGGGGTGCTGGTGGCCTGGGGCCTGGTCGCGCTCGCCGGCGCGCTGGTGCTCGCGAAGCGCCGCGACGCCTGA
- a CDS encoding histidine kinase, whose product MAGWPRPAPAGRGRRRPDPPVHAVHPSAPPPPEVPLSPSTSPAPDAAPQAFTELDARRLGRVRRFFARHPVASDVLVCLVYAVAGVSEAGPQGSTGVLLDGGPAATALSLALTVAGLGVLAVRRRWPVRVALAMAALGLLQVLVDGHVGAFDLGFALALYVVAASRPQRVAWSVLGIATVVVVGALALWGGRTEPEPGSVTVTTSEGTDVRPLPQPVLASDAPSFLLVGLGAFAIGANVRARRLHTRALVDRHQQLVDAGEQHAKLAAAAEQTRIAREMHDVVAHGLTVMIALSDGARVAVRRSPDDAVAALDLLSETGRSALNDMRRMLGVLRGADVPLEPQPGTHDLESLVQQFRAAGLTVHLTTAGPALPADAGLALTVYRVVQESLTNVLRHAGSGARVDVLVRHGAGRIGIEVVDDGGGADPVAEPDPEPGRRARLSGRLAERLEDPLATRTDAGGTETLVPGQPVRTGRGLVGMRERAAVYRGSVAAGPHRGGWRVHVELRTEDSGTATTTDEHDEERT is encoded by the coding sequence GTGGCAGGGTGGCCCCGTCCCGCTCCGGCGGGGCGGGGCCGCCGCCGTCCCGACCCGCCCGTCCACGCCGTCCACCCGTCCGCTCCGCCGCCCCCGGAGGTCCCGCTGAGCCCGAGCACGAGCCCGGCCCCGGATGCCGCCCCGCAGGCCTTCACCGAGCTCGACGCGCGGCGGCTCGGCCGCGTCCGGCGCTTCTTCGCCCGGCACCCGGTCGCGTCGGACGTGCTGGTCTGCCTGGTGTACGCGGTGGCGGGCGTGTCGGAGGCCGGCCCGCAGGGCTCGACCGGCGTCCTGCTGGACGGCGGCCCCGCGGCGACCGCGCTGTCGCTGGCGCTCACCGTCGCCGGGCTGGGCGTGCTGGCCGTCCGGCGGCGCTGGCCGGTCCGCGTCGCGCTCGCCATGGCCGCGCTCGGCCTGCTGCAGGTGCTCGTCGACGGGCACGTCGGGGCGTTCGACCTGGGGTTCGCGCTCGCGCTGTACGTCGTCGCGGCCAGCCGGCCGCAGCGCGTCGCCTGGTCGGTGCTCGGCATCGCCACGGTGGTGGTCGTCGGCGCCCTGGCGCTGTGGGGCGGGCGGACGGAGCCGGAGCCCGGCTCGGTGACGGTGACGACCTCCGAGGGCACCGACGTCCGGCCGCTGCCGCAGCCGGTCCTCGCCTCGGACGCGCCCAGCTTCCTCCTGGTCGGCCTCGGGGCGTTCGCGATCGGCGCGAACGTGCGGGCGCGCCGGCTGCACACCCGTGCGCTGGTCGACCGGCACCAGCAGCTCGTCGACGCCGGCGAGCAGCACGCGAAGCTCGCCGCGGCCGCCGAGCAGACCCGGATCGCGCGCGAGATGCACGACGTGGTCGCGCACGGCCTCACGGTGATGATCGCCCTGTCGGACGGCGCGCGGGTGGCCGTGCGGCGGTCCCCGGACGACGCGGTGGCCGCGCTGGACCTGCTGTCCGAGACCGGCCGGTCCGCCCTCAACGACATGCGGCGGATGCTCGGCGTGCTGCGCGGCGCGGACGTGCCGCTGGAGCCGCAGCCCGGCACGCACGACCTGGAGTCGCTGGTGCAGCAGTTCCGCGCCGCGGGTCTCACGGTCCACCTGACCACGGCGGGGCCCGCGCTCCCCGCGGACGCCGGCCTGGCGCTGACGGTCTACCGCGTGGTCCAGGAGTCGCTGACGAACGTGCTGCGCCACGCCGGCAGCGGCGCGCGCGTGGACGTGCTCGTGCGGCACGGCGCGGGCCGCATCGGGATCGAGGTCGTGGACGACGGCGGCGGCGCGGACCCGGTCGCGGAGCCCGACCCGGAGCCGGGCCGGCGCGCGCGCCTCAGCGGGCGCCTCGCGGAGCGGCTCGAGGACCCGCTGGCCACGCGCACCGACGCCGGCGGCACCGAGACCCTCGTGCCGGGTCAGCCGGTCCGGACGGGGCGCGGGCTGGTGGGCATGCGGGAGCGCGCCGCGGTCTACCGTGGCTCCGTGGCGGCGGGGCCGCACCGGGGCGGCTGGCGGGTGCACGTGGAGCTCCGCACCGAGGACTCCGGGACCGCGACCACCACCGACGAGCACGACGAGGAGCGCACGTGA